In Rissa tridactyla isolate bRisTri1 chromosome 2, bRisTri1.patW.cur.20221130, whole genome shotgun sequence, a single window of DNA contains:
- the RBM48 gene encoding RNA-binding protein 48 isoform X2, which yields MRARPMPVPRLRLASLSKDSSLSAWFRTPSISASVYTINLESRYLLIQGVPALGVMKELVEQFALYGAIEEYHALDEYPAEQFTEVYLIKFQKLQCARVAKKKMDERSFFGSLLHVCYAPEFETVQETREKLQDRRKYIAKATNQRDCFVLKKVEGPKKTVSKNSERDCPRNASGLCAAGNWDPSCFTSSHGVSHTIGHPSGNHYQSLLTFPHGNNCAETSRYFGQSTSLTLSVQMGGRTPPTPLMQQRTVPIDNGLDRFMPRTTHLQERKRKREEGNKFSLIGTSADNTEVIIGPQLPEIPKVDMDDDSLNTSATLIRNKLKEVADSVSRTSVEKPESSSAKPLVKQRRRI from the exons gtttaTACTATCAACTTGGAATCTCGTTATTTACTAATACAAGGCGTTCCTGCATTAGGCGTTATGAAGGAATTAGTTGAACAATTTGCATTATACGGTGCCATCGAAGAGTATCATGCTCTAGATGAATATCCAGCAGAGCAATTTACTGAAGTTTATCTTATAAAATTCCAAAAACTGCAATGTGCAAG GGTGGCCAAGAAAAAAATGGACGAACGAAGTTTCTTTGGTAGTTTGCTGCACGTGTGCTATGCTCCAGAATTTGAAACAGTCCAAGAAACTAGGGAGAAGTTGCAGGACAGAAGAAAGTATATAGCGAAAGCAACAAATCAAAGAG atTGCTTTGTGTTGAAGAAAGTAGAGGGCCCTAAGAAGACCGTCTCAAAGAACTCCGAGCGTGATTGTCCACGGAATGCATCAGGACTGTGTGCAGCCGGTAATTGGGATCCATCCTGCTTTACAAGTTCTCACGGGGTATCCCACACCATAGGGCATCCATCTGGGAATCATTATCAGAGCCTATTGACATTTCCCCACGGTAACAATTGTGCTGAAACTTCAAGGTACTTTGGTCAAAGCACATCCCTAACCCTAAGTGTCCAGATGGGAGGACGCACTCCTCCAACTCCTTTAATGCAGCAAAGAACAGTTCCAATTGATAACGGACTTGATAGGTTTATGCCTCGTACAACTCACCTGCAAGAACgtaagaggaaaagagaagaaggtAACAAGTTTTCCCTCATTGGAACAAGTGCAGATAATACAGAAGTCATTATTGGTCCACAGCTACCAGAAATACCTAAAGTGGATATGGATGATGATTCTTTGAATACGTCAGCTACATTAATTCGAAATAAGCTGAAAGAG GTAGCAGATTCTGTTTCAAGAACATCCGTGGAAAAGCCAGAGAGTAGCTCAGCCAAACCACTTGTAAAGCAGAGAAGAAGAATATAG